The proteins below come from a single Candida albicans SC5314 chromosome 7, complete sequence genomic window:
- the DBF4 gene encoding protein serine/threonine kinase activating protein (Putative Cdc7p-Dbf4p kinase complex regulatory subunit; Hap43p-induced gene; macrophage/pseudohyphal-repressed; cell-cycle regulated periodic mRNA expression; S. cerevisiae ortholog is not cell-cycle regulated) yields MSKVEEHESVNNLKRKFPSLAKPRQPLKETNSNIPSPHKRAKIESPSKQQSTQQPQQQPQPQPQPQPQQEKATHKPKKSSHQSKNNDKLAGDEMHEWQQSWRRIMKSSIVYFEGDQQSLEYRKAHKLLRLVGCKVTPFYDNNVTIIISKRPYDSKTEYSPHDIFSNVSKASIKVWNYDKVFRFLKHLGINIQTGVDELAVNTHTILPPSLTNNNEKPDLYNLLKEEKIYGSTDRDPNAKRDDLHYLGKNYLYVYDLTQTVRPIAIREWSDHYPVMQLSLDGKCPFIEDPTDQNSERKRLKRLRKFEANQAHREALRLATYKMINGISMSVHGFTATSTSTDKVDEEEDSTVKEPSEDPRFRQPLNRNSSCMQSKAFEAMASGYNGASNAVQPSMDSNLNSAAAMAGGNGLGPALSQVPSKQLNNLKRRILMKKKTTNTTEKKDKEHASGYCENCRVKYTNFDEHIMTNRHRNFACDDRNFQDIDELIASLRERKSLGNVISNGDYV; encoded by the coding sequence ATGTCGAAAGTGGAAGAGCATGAGAGTGTGAATAACCTAAAGAGGAAATTCCCCTCGTTGGCAAAACCCAGACAGCCGTTGAAAGAGACGAATTCTAACATCCCATCACCACATAAGCGTGCTAAAATAGAATCCCCAAgtaaacaacaatcaacGCAACAACCTCAACagcaaccacaaccacaaccacaaccacaaccacaacaagaaaaggCTACTCACAAGCCAAAGAAATCATCACATCAGCTGAAAAATAATGACAAGCTTGCTGGGGATGAAATGCACGAATGGCAACAGTCTTGGAGAAGAATTATGAAGAGTTCAATTGTTTACTTTGAAGGAGACCAGCAACTGCTAGAATATAGAAAAGCACATAAACTATTGAGACTAGTTGGGTGCAAAGTGACTCCTTTTTATGACAACAATGTAACTATAATTATTTCTAAACGTCCGTACGACAGTAAGACAGAATATTCTCCGCATGACATTTTCAGCAACGTAAGCAAAGCGAGTATCAAGGTTTGGAACTATGATAAAGTGTTTCGTTTTTTAAAACATCTTGGTATTAATATCCAGACCGGGGTAGACGAGCTTGCGGTTAACACACATACAATTCTTCCTCCATCGTTGACCAATAACAATGAGAAACCCGATTTAtacaatttgttgaaagaagaaaaaatatatgGCTCAACCGATAGAGATCCTAATGCAAAGCGTGATGATTTGCATTATTTGGGCAAGAACTATTTATATGTTTATGACTTGACCCAGACAGTACGGCCCATTGCCATTCGTGAATGGAGTGACCATTATCCGGTTATGCAGTTATCATTGGACGGCAAGTGTCCATTTATAGAAGATCCCACAGACCAGAACCTGGAGAGAAAACGGCTTAAACGATTAAGAAAGTTCGAAGCTAATCAAGCGCATCGTGAGGCTTTGAGATTGGCCACATATAAGATGATCAATGGCATTTCAATGAGTGTGCATGGTTTCACTGCCACGAGCACCAGCACAGACAAGGTTGATGAAGAGGAGGATTCCACTGTCAAGGAACCTAGTGAAGATCCAAGATTCCGTCAACCACTTAACAGAAACTCTTCTTGCATGCAGTCAAAGGCATTTGAGGCAATGGCTTCTGGATATAATGGGGCATCTAATGCGGTTCAGCCCTCAATGGATTCTAACTTGAATAGTGCTGCTGCAATGGCTGGCGGGAACGGTTTAGGTCCAGCATTATCACAGGTTCCTTCCAAACAGTTAAATAACTTGAAGAGAAGgattttgatgaagaagaaaacgaCAAACACAactgaaaagaaagataagGAACATGCCTCGGGTTATTGTGAGAACTGTCGTGTTAAGTATACTAATTTTGATGAACATATTATGACCAATAGGCATCGCAATTTTGCTTGTGATGATAGAAATTTTCAAGATATAGATGAGTTAATTGCTAGTTTGagggaaagaaaaagtttgGGAAATGTCATCTCAAACGGCGATTATGTATAG
- a CDS encoding uncharacterized protein (Ortholog(s) have cytoplasm localization), with the protein MDEIPELVTELPENGVIKTEKVPAAPFVPSSSTPTALAKKIPITIVTGYLGSGKSTLLQNIGKTANKRLAIILNEFGDSSVIEKSVTIQDQDDSVQEWLDIGNGCLCCTVKDNGVTAIENLIENSKDKIDYILLETTGVADPAPIAKMFWLDEGLASNIYIDGVVTVVDAEHITKCLDDVGGHWHKESLGEDVEFEDGITTAHLQLALADVILLNKIDKVSDTQPMTQRIRQINQTSPIHTTSFGDIEISKILDLHAFDVDAKLTTSETSFHDDRISTVTITFPFLENEEGFSKVENFLQHVLWDNFVNGKNVEVHRMKGLLVHGNDVRVVQGVRDTYEIIENGKLLEEVKENKLVFIGKNLHRPDLQEELSKFL; encoded by the coding sequence atggATGAAATTCCTGAACTAGTTACAGAACTCCCTGAAAATGGTGTTATTAAAACTGAAAAAGTCCCAGCTGCCCCCTTTGTTCCTTCTTCCCTGACACCAACAGCATTGGccaaaaaaataccaaTTACTATTGTTACTGGATACTTGGGTTCTGGAAAGTCGACTTTATTGCAAAATATCGGGAAAACTGCAAACAAGCGACTAGCAATAATTCTTAATGAATTTGGAGATTCCTCGGTTATAGAAAAGTCGGTGACAATTCAAGATCAAGATGATAGTGTTCAGGAATGGTTGGACATTGGCAATGGCTGTCTTTGTTGCACTGTGAAAGATAATGGTGTTACTGCGATTGAAAACTTGATTGAAAATTCTAAGGATAAAATagattatattttattggaGACCACAGGTGTAGCGGATCCTGCCCCAATTGCCAAAATGTTTTGGTTGGATGAAGGGTTGGCATCAAATATATACATAGACGGAGTTGTAACAGTGGTTGATGCCGAACATATAACCAAATGTTTGGACGATGTGGGAGGGCATTGGCATAAAGAGAGTTTAGGGGAGGACGTTGAGTTTGAGGACGGAATAACTACGGCACACTTGCAACTTGCCTTGGCGGAtgttatattattaaacaaaattgataaagtgTCTGACACCCAGCCCATGACCCAAAGAATCAGACAGATAAATCAAACCTCCCCTATACATACAACTAGTTTTGgagatattgaaatttctaAGATTTTGGATCTTCATGCATTTGACGTTGACGCAAAATTGACTACTTCTGAAACATCATTTCACGATGACAGGATAAGTACAGTTACCATAACTTTTCcatttttggaaaatgaAGAAGGGTTTTCCAAAGTGGAAAACTTTTTGCAGCATGTTCTTTGGGATAATTTCGTAAATGGCAAAAATGTAGAAGTTCATCGTATGAAGGGTCTTTTAGTTCATGGGAATGATGTGAGAGTGGTACAGGGTGTACGAGATACATATGAAATCATAGAAAATGGTAAGTTGTTGGAAGAAGTCAAGGAGAATAAATTAGTGTTTATTGGTAAAAACTTGCATCGTCCGGATTTGCAAGAAGAGCTAAGTAAGTTTTTATAA
- the ECM39 gene encoding dolichyl-P-Man:Man(7)GlcNAc(2)-PP-dolichol alpha-1,6-mannosyltransferase (Putative mannosyltransferase similar to S. cerevisiae Ecm39p, which has a role in Calcofluor white resistance; predicted Kex2p substrate; has HKEXRF motif), whose protein sequence is MYRYNKVLDATLIALVSFHLVISPFTKVEESFNIQAIHDILKFGIFPLETIDNYDHKQFPGVVPRTFLGSLVVAGLAKPILLLSSAFGFEIEGYELQKLVRAVLGLVNVLMLIRLRDSINKITFSDKKSKRKGLIGFWYTTLLLSQFHLLYYSSRTLPNFIALPLVNFSLSKIIQGDLSGLTWLAFTGIVFRLEVGLFGLIIAIVSSLGFGQSNIFGNIIYLAMGTLLGGFTSFCIDSYFWGRPLIPEIDSFIFNIVQGKSTEWGTEPWDTYFKKYLFQLFRPPVILMLAIPGLINDPANDGTKFGDKKSVPHPARYSLRILFISSILFIAAMSFQPHKEWRFIVYTIPIFTLQAANGVTNICQKWGLSVLNKVLIFIIGANVIISSLLSLHMGYISSFNYPGGDALQFTNNYILENYKNETVSVHMDVPACMTGITRFGELDGKFASYDKSEQDFDITNYDIIITHNEVPNWELLHSSRVFDGISLRMFIQIFMAQRKDRSTIFNITKLILSEFAQGEFGTVHDMLRSTITTVEYLNVYKNVNKNPHMVQGVPETKIIDQEIDPEEIRQDVNEQIDKFESAVL, encoded by the coding sequence ATGTATCGCTACAACAAAGTTCTAGATGCAACACTCATTGCATTAGTCTCCTTTCATTTAGTTATATCCCCATTCACCAAAGTGGAAGAGTCGTTCAATATCCAAGCAATTCATGATATCTTGAAATTTGGTATTTTCCCACTTGAGACAATTGACAATTATGACCACAAACAATTTCCTGGTGTCGTTCCAAGAACATTTCTTGGAAGTCTTGTTGTGGCTGGATTAGCAAAACcaatattattgttaaGTTCTGCATTTGGGTTTGAAATTGAGGGTTACGAGTTGCAAAAATTGGTACGTGCCGTTTTGGGACTCGTTAATGTACTTATGTTGATTCGCTTGAGAGATAGCATAAATAAGATAACCTTTAGCGACAAGAAaagtaaaagaaaaggtTTGATTGGTTTCTGGTATACGACTCTTTTATTGTCCCAATTCCATTTGCTTTACTATTCGTCGCGTACTTTGCCCAACTTTATTGCCTTACCATTGGTCAATTTTTCTCTTAGCAAAATCATTCAAGGCGATTTATCGGGTCTTACATGGTTAGCATTTACAGGTATTGTTTTTCGATTAGAAGTAGGATTGTTTGGATTAATCATCGCAATTGTGTCGTCGTTGGGTTTTGGCCAATCTAACATTTTTGGTAACATTATTTACTTGGCCATGGGTACTTTACTAGGTGGATTTACCAGTTTTTGTATTGACTCCTATTTTTGGGGCAGACCTTTGATTCCTGAAATAGACtcctttatttttaatattgttCAAGGAAAATCTACCGAATGGGGAACAGAGCCATGGGATacatatttcaaaaagtACTTGTTTCAATTATTCAGGCCACCAGTTATATTGATGTTGGCTATTCCAggattaattaatgatcCAGCCAATGATGGTACCAAATTTGGAGATAAGAAATCTGTCCCCCACCCTGCAAGGTATTCATTGCGTATTTTGTTCATCTCCtctattttgtttattgcTGCAATGTCTTTCCAACCTCACAAAGAATGGAGATTCATTGTTTATACTATTCCAATTTTCACATTACAAGCTGCAAATGGAGTAACAAACATTTGTCAAAAATGGGGGTTAAGCGTTCTCAACAAggtattgatttttattattggggcaaatgttattattagttcTTTATTGTCGTTGCACATGGGCTATATTTCTAGTTTCAATTACCCAGGCGGTGACGCTTTACAATTCACaaacaattatattttggAAAACTACAAAAATGAAACCGTGTCTGTTCACATGGATGTTCCAGCGTGTATGACTGGAATTACTAGATTTGGAGAATTGGATGGTAAATTTGCTAGTTATGATAAGAGCGAACAAGATTTTGATATCACTAACTACGATATTATAATTACTCACAACGAAGTCCCAAACTGGGAGTTATTACATTCATCAAGAGTGTTTGATGGAATTTCTCTCAGAATGTTTATACAAATCTTTATGGCTCAAAGAAAAGACAGACTGACCATCTTTAACATTacaaaattaatattaagTGAATTTGCTCAAGGAGAATTTGGAACAGTTCATGATATGTTGAGGTCAACCATCACAACGGTCGAGTATTTAAACGTTTACAAAAATGTGAATAAAAACCCACATATGGTACAAGGTGTGCCAGAAACAAAGATTATCGACCAAGAGATTGATCCTGAGGAAATTCGACAAGATGTAAACGAGCAGATAGACAAGTTTGAAAGTGCTgtattataa